Within Gemmatimonadales bacterium, the genomic segment GCCTCTTTCTCCGGCGGTTCAGCCTTGATATGTTTCGGGCCTCGATGAGACAGTTCAAGGCTATCGAGCTCCGATCTCACCTGAAAGGTGCTCCTGATCTCGCGCGGACATGGACCTCAACAATCCACATCCGCGCTACTCAGGCGCACCTTCAGCCGTTTGACACGCCCTCCCGGCCAGGGCCATTGCAAATGGGTGTGGCTCCCCTGGAGTGATCACGCGGCGTGTGGGATGACTCCGTTGCGGTAGCGGGATTCGTGGACGCGGCGGCGTCCTTGTTCGAGGTGGTAGTGCCAGTGAGCACCTGTGGCGACACCTGTACAAATGGGCCCGCCGCAGGCACCCCTGCAAGCCCCGACGCTGGGTCACCACCCGCTATTTCGGGTGTGGGGTTCCAGAAGTCGGCCTGAGCGTGTGACCTTCAGGGATCGGTACCCGGCATGATCACGGTCGTGCCGCTACGCCTGCGCTACCTGATCTTCAGTCGGCTTCTCGGCTCGCTGACACTGCTCAGCCGCGCGACGGCATCCAAAGATATCGAGCTGCTCGTGATGCGCCATGAGGTTGCAGTACTCCGCAGAGCCAACCCGAGGCCTCGCCTCGACTGGGCCGACCGAGCCCTGTTCGCCGCCCTGATCCGACGCCTGCCCGCGCCGTTGCGCGCACGCTGGAACCGGTGTGCGGCTTCGGGTCGCTGCTGGCGTTCAAGGCGAAGTTCCATCGGCAGGATCGGGGGAAGATCCCCATGACGTGGGTGCGCCGCGGATCTCCCGCGTTCGGTCAGCAGGCGGGGCTGCGCGGTTGACACTCGCGGGAGTTGTCGTCAGCCTCGTCCAGATCGGCAGAGTGGCGGATGCTGGGGACGGCTCCGTCGATATCTACGGTCGGGTTTGACCAGATGTGGAGCCTCCGATGAGTGTCGATGACACACCGGTATCACCAGCACCCTCACTGGCGCGGTCACAGCGGCGTCGCGCGGTCATCGCCAGCACGGTTGGGACGACGATCGAGTGGTACGACTTCTTCCTCTACGGGACCGCGGCAGCGCTCGTCTTTCCGCACATCTTCTTCCCCGGGCAGACCCCCTACGCCGGCGTGATCGCCTCGTTCGGCACCCAGTTCGTCGGCTTCGCAGCTCGGCCGATCGGCGCCGCGATCTTCGGGCACTACGGCGACCGTATCGGCCGTAAGGCCACGCTCATCACGACGTTGCTGCTGATGGGCATCGGCAGCACGCTCATCGGGGTGCTCCCCGGTTATGCGGCCATCGGCATCGCCGCGCCGATCCTGCTGACCGTGCTGCGGCTGGTGCAGGGCGTCGCCGTCGGCGGCGAGTGGGGCGGCTCGGTACTCATGTCGATGGAATGGGGGTCCAAGAAG encodes:
- a CDS encoding MFS transporter; this encodes MSVDDTPVSPAPSLARSQRRRAVIASTVGTTIEWYDFFLYGTAAALVFPHIFFPGQTPYAGVIASFGTQFVGFAARPIGAAIFGHYGDRIGRKATLITTLLLMGIGSTLIGVLPGYAAIGIAAPILLTVLRLVQGVAVGGEWGGSVLMSMEWGSKKRRGFMASWPQLGVPIGLLLSTAMVQLMSATTGPDFETWGWRVPFLA